TAGGGGTGTTGTTAAATCCGCTCATGCGACCAGTGGCTTCAGTTGGTAGGTTGAAGGTCTGCCCCGTTTTCCCTAAAATCAAGGGGTCGGAGAATACTCCTGGAAATTCAGCGTGTTCGCTATTGCGAGGAGAACATGGACTTCAAGGTGCTTGCTGATCTGATCGAAAATGGCCTGCCGTTCCAGAAAATGCTCGGCATTCGCGTTGCCTCGATTGCGGAGGGCCGCGTCCGGCTCTTTATTCCTTTTCGCGAGGATCTCATCGGCGACGCAAGGCGGCCCGCCATCCACGGCGGCGTCATTTCCACCCTGGCCGACGTCTGCGCCGGGTTTGCCGTCTGGACTCGCTGCCGCCTTAATGACCGTATTGCCACCATCGATCTGCGGGTAGATTATTTGCGGCCGGCGACGGCCCATGACCTCTACGCCGAGGCGACCGTGCGCCTGCTCGGTAATCGGGTCGGCAACGCCCAGGTGGTGCTGTGGTCGGATGGTAGCCCGGACGAACATGTGGCCGAAGGGCGTGGCGTCTACAATATTCGACGCAGCCAGTGACAGAATTGCCGGCTCTCTTAAGGGGGAGCACAGGGTAAAAGAGCAGCATCACCTTGATCCGAGTATCCAAGGAGTCAGCATGCATCCACTTCGTCAGAAAGTTTCAGTATATGATGTGGTTGCCTGGAGCCTCGCCGGCTTGGGCCTGCTGCTGGTTTTCCCGCTCCATCTGGTCTCCGCTATGATGTCCGGCCTGCTGGTCTTTGAGCTGGTACAACTGGTCGCCCCGTCGTTACGCGTTACCAGGATCGGACATAGGCGCGCTAAACAGGTTGTGGTGGGCGGCTTGGCCATCCTTATCGTCGCCGTCCTGGCCTTGCTTGCCTGGAAAATTATAGTCCTTTTTCACAGCGAAACCAC
Above is a window of Desulfovibrio sp. TomC DNA encoding:
- a CDS encoding PaaI family thioesterase, translating into MDFKVLADLIENGLPFQKMLGIRVASIAEGRVRLFIPFREDLIGDARRPAIHGGVISTLADVCAGFAVWTRCRLNDRIATIDLRVDYLRPATAHDLYAEATVRLLGNRVGNAQVVLWSDGSPDEHVAEGRGVYNIRRSQ